Proteins from a genomic interval of Streptomyces sp. Tu6071:
- a CDS encoding RBBP9/YdeN family alpha/beta hydrolase encodes MASSRRRNKCRRWSRSCWRTAEEGAGVSYVVVPGIDGSDEAHWQSRWEAGWGAEAVRIAPGSWSAPDLEDWVAAVGKAYEAVAGRGPVVLVAHSLGCWAVAEWLRRARPEGAAAFLVAPPDPHGPAFPAEAAPAFVPLRPAPLPCPALLVASTDDPYCAPRKSADLATAWGARLRLVGSRGHLNTAGGVGEWGGGEGTAGGVRAAPVRVTRALPHLRAPAVPAPSARRPGRSGRRIAPWPPLPPPPSSLPPVGPRTTRPGRTSVRWGTRSGLCCGGSPERSGRGGPWTCAAGPGS; translated from the coding sequence ATGGCTTCCTCACGGAGACGGAACAAGTGTCGGCGCTGGTCGCGGAGTTGCTGGCGGACGGCTGAGGAGGGAGCAGGGGTGTCGTACGTGGTCGTGCCGGGGATCGACGGGTCCGACGAGGCGCACTGGCAGAGCCGGTGGGAGGCGGGATGGGGCGCGGAGGCGGTCCGGATCGCGCCCGGGTCCTGGTCGGCGCCGGACCTGGAGGACTGGGTGGCGGCGGTGGGCAAGGCGTACGAGGCGGTGGCGGGGCGGGGCCCGGTCGTGCTCGTGGCGCACAGCCTGGGGTGCTGGGCGGTCGCCGAGTGGTTGCGCCGCGCCCGCCCCGAGGGCGCGGCGGCCTTCCTCGTCGCGCCCCCGGACCCCCACGGCCCCGCCTTCCCGGCCGAGGCGGCTCCCGCCTTCGTCCCCCTGCGCCCCGCCCCGCTCCCGTGCCCGGCGCTGCTCGTGGCGAGCACGGACGACCCGTACTGCGCACCGCGGAAGTCGGCGGACCTGGCAACGGCCTGGGGCGCGCGACTGCGCCTCGTGGGAAGCCGGGGCCACCTCAACACGGCCGGCGGGGTGGGGGAGTGGGGGGGAGGGGAGGGAACTGCTGGGGGAGTTCGTGCCGCCCCCGTCCGCGTGACGCGCGCCCTCCCCCACCTCCGCGCGCCCGCCGTACCCGCCCCGTCCGCCCGACGCCCCGGGCGGTCGGGGCGCAGAATTGCCCCATGGCCTCCTCTTCCTCCGCCTCCCTCATCCCTCCCGCCCGTTGGACCGCGCACTACGAGGCCGGGAAGGACTTCCGTCCGTTGGGGGACGAGGAGCGGGCTCTGCTGCGGAGGGTCGCCGGAGCGGTCGGGGCGGGGCGGGCCCTGGACGTGTGCTGCGGGACCGGGGAGCTAG
- a CDS encoding bifunctional o-acetylhomoserine/o-acetylserine sulfhydrylase: protein MSTQPAESAAESWSFETKQVHAGAVPDPATGARATPIYQTSSFVFRDTRHAADLFSLAEPGNIYTRIHNPTQDVFEQRIAALEGGVGAVAVASGQAAETLALLTLARAGDHVVSSASLYGGTYNLFRHTLPRLGIEVSFVDDPDDPEAWRAAARPHTKAFFAETLGNPRGNVLDIRAVSDVAHAVGVPLVVDNTVPTPYLLRPLEHGADIVVHSATKFLGGHGTAIAGVVVDGGTFDFGAHAARFPDFSEPDPSYHGLQYWPALGPGAYAVKLRVQLLRDLGPALSPHSAFLLLQGVETLSLRIERHTANAAALATWLEGRDEVSAVHYAGLESSPWYEKGRTYLPRGAGAIVSFELRGGVEAGKRFVDAVELFSHLANIGDVRSLIIHPASTTHSQLGEEELRATGTAPGLVRLSVGIENLADLKADLEAGFRAAKGAA from the coding sequence ATGAGCACGCAGCCCGCCGAGTCCGCCGCCGAGTCCTGGTCCTTCGAGACGAAGCAGGTGCACGCGGGTGCCGTGCCCGATCCCGCCACGGGGGCGCGTGCCACGCCGATCTACCAGACGTCCTCCTTCGTCTTCCGGGACACGCGGCACGCCGCCGACCTCTTCTCGCTCGCCGAGCCCGGCAACATCTACACGCGCATCCACAACCCGACGCAGGACGTCTTCGAACAGCGGATCGCCGCGTTGGAGGGGGGAGTCGGCGCCGTCGCGGTCGCCTCGGGGCAGGCGGCCGAGACGCTCGCGCTGCTCACCCTCGCGCGCGCGGGCGACCACGTCGTCTCCAGCGCCTCGCTCTACGGCGGTACGTACAACCTCTTCCGCCACACCCTGCCGCGCCTCGGCATCGAGGTGTCCTTCGTGGACGACCCCGACGACCCCGAGGCGTGGCGCGCCGCCGCCCGGCCGCACACGAAGGCGTTCTTCGCCGAGACGCTGGGCAATCCGCGCGGCAACGTCCTCGACATCCGCGCCGTCTCCGACGTCGCGCACGCGGTCGGCGTCCCGCTCGTCGTCGACAACACCGTCCCGACTCCTTATCTCCTGCGGCCACTTGAGCACGGGGCGGACATCGTCGTGCACTCCGCGACGAAGTTCCTCGGCGGGCACGGCACCGCGATCGCGGGTGTCGTCGTGGACGGCGGCACGTTCGACTTCGGCGCGCACGCCGCGCGTTTCCCGGACTTCAGCGAGCCCGATCCGAGCTACCACGGCCTCCAGTACTGGCCCGCGCTCGGCCCGGGGGCGTACGCGGTCAAGCTCCGCGTCCAGCTCCTGCGCGACCTCGGCCCCGCGCTCTCGCCGCACTCCGCCTTCCTGCTGCTCCAGGGCGTCGAGACGTTGAGCCTGCGCATCGAGCGCCACACGGCGAACGCCGCCGCGCTCGCCACCTGGCTCGAAGGGCGCGACGAGGTGAGTGCCGTCCACTACGCGGGACTTGAGTCCAGCCCCTGGTACGAGAAGGGGCGCACGTATCTGCCGCGCGGGGCCGGGGCGATCGTGTCCTTCGAGCTGCGCGGCGGCGTGGAGGCGGGCAAACGCTTCGTGGACGCCGTGGAGTTGTTCAGCCACCTCGCCAACATCGGCGACGTCCGCAGCCTCATCATCCACCCCGCCTCCACGACCCACAGCCAGCTCGGCGAGGAGGAGCTGCGCGCGACGGGCACCGCTCCCGGGCTCGTCCGGCTGTCGGTCGGCATCGAGAACCTGGCCGACCTGAAAGCGGACCTGGAGGCGGGCTTCCGCGCGGCGAAGGGTGCCGCGTAG
- the metX gene encoding homoserine O-acetyltransferase MetX, translated as MREAAAVRETGREEPWRVSGAWRAGDPPGRRRWYAADKPLALEAGGELPSMRLAFETWGTLAPDASNAVLVLHALTGDSHVHGAAGPGHPTPGWWDGLVGPGRALDTDRWFVVAPNVLGGCQGSTGPSSVRPGGGRAFGGAFPFLTPRDQVAAEAGLADALGIGRWALVVGGSMGGMRAVEWAVAHPARTGALLLLATAAAASAEQIAWSGLQIAAIRADPHWHAGDYHGTGRGPVGGLAQARRLAHVTYRTAAELQDRFGRTTGAGGRFEVDAYLDHHAAKLVRRFDAGSYVVLSESMNAHDVGRERGGLRAALTRVTAPALVAGVDSDRLYPLAQQRELAALIPGADTVRVIESAHGHDGFLTETEQVSALVAELLADG; from the coding sequence GTGCGGGAGGCCGCCGCCGTACGGGAGACGGGGCGCGAGGAGCCGTGGCGGGTCTCCGGGGCCTGGCGGGCGGGGGACCCGCCGGGCCGCAGGCGCTGGTACGCGGCGGACAAGCCGCTCGCGCTGGAGGCGGGCGGCGAACTCCCCTCCATGCGACTCGCGTTCGAGACCTGGGGCACGCTCGCGCCCGACGCCTCGAACGCCGTGCTCGTCCTCCACGCGCTCACCGGGGACAGCCACGTGCACGGAGCCGCGGGCCCGGGGCACCCGACGCCCGGGTGGTGGGACGGGCTCGTCGGGCCGGGACGCGCGCTCGACACGGACCGGTGGTTCGTCGTCGCGCCGAACGTGCTCGGCGGCTGCCAGGGCAGTACGGGCCCGTCGTCCGTACGACCCGGCGGGGGCCGGGCCTTCGGCGGTGCCTTCCCCTTCCTCACGCCGCGCGACCAGGTCGCCGCCGAGGCGGGGCTCGCGGACGCGCTCGGCATCGGCCGCTGGGCGCTCGTCGTGGGCGGCTCGATGGGCGGAATGCGGGCCGTCGAGTGGGCCGTCGCCCACCCCGCCCGCACCGGGGCGCTTCTCCTGCTCGCGACCGCGGCGGCGGCGAGCGCCGAACAGATCGCCTGGTCGGGGCTCCAGATCGCGGCGATCCGCGCCGACCCGCACTGGCACGCCGGCGACTACCACGGCACGGGCCGGGGGCCGGTGGGCGGTCTCGCACAGGCCCGGCGGCTCGCGCACGTCACGTACCGTACGGCCGCCGAACTCCAGGACCGCTTCGGGCGGACGACGGGCGCCGGGGGCCGGTTCGAGGTCGACGCGTACCTCGACCACCACGCCGCGAAGCTCGTCCGCCGCTTCGACGCGGGCAGTTACGTCGTCCTGAGCGAGTCCATGAACGCCCACGACGTGGGCCGCGAGCGGGGCGGCCTCCGCGCGGCCCTGACCCGCGTCACGGCGCCCGCGCTCGTGGCGGGCGTCGACTCCGACCGGCTCTACCCGCTCGCGCAGCAGCGGGAGTTGGCGGCGCTGATCCCGGGCGCCGATACGGTCCGTGTGATCGAGTCGGCGCACGGGCATGATGGCTTCCTCACGGAGACGGAACAAGTGTCGGCGCTGGTCGCGGAGTTGCTGGCGGACGGCTGA